The genomic window AGGGAAATGGATAACAGGTCCCGGAAGGTTGTCCCTTTGAACCGTGCCGGGTGTTGAAATCCATAAACAATGCCGGCGTTGGACCGTTCATTTATGGGAAGGCTGCTGATATCCGTCCCGTTAAACATGATTTTTCCGCTTGTGAGTGCATTGATGCCCATGATCAATTTGGCCAGGGTGGTCTTGCCTGATCCGTTGGGACCGGTGATGGCATAAAACCCCCCTGGTTCAAAGGTAAAACTCACATCATTGATAATTGTCTGCCCGGACGGCGTTTTCTGTTCGCCGGTATCCAGAGCAGGAACGGTGAAAGTAACATTTTGTAGTTGCAGCATAAATACTCTCTTTTTTTGGCGGTTGAAGCGTTCTTTTTAGTGGTCATCGTCGCTGTAATACTGTAACAGTGTTTTAATGTCTGTGACCAGGGCTTTGACATATGACATCTCGGCATTCTGCTTGGCTTTCATTGCCGAAACAATCACGGCATGATGATCGACCAGTCGTTTTTTGTAGTCTGCCTGGGACGATTTGACCCGTTGGGTCAGAAAATAGTCGCTGATCGTGGTGATGATTTTCTGGGCATGGTTTTCCTTGTTCATCACCCAGCGGACCAGCTGGTTCTGGGATTGGGCATCGGATTTTTCAGAAAGCGCATTTATCATTTTTATCGATTTTTCAACAGTTGCCGCATCTTCAAGCATTGAGTGAATCCGGGCATTATCATCATAAATACCGCAGGGTATCTGGCAATGTGCGGAAACGGTTTGCTGAAGCATCGGTATGCAAACCATTGCTGCCAGCAGAAGAAAGATCGTTGCAATTATTTTTTTCATTTTTTTCTCTCCTTTTGTTTAAAATTTTACCATCACGTGGACAGCAGTTTGGCATTGACCGCCACAATGACCGTGGAAAGGGACATCACAACAGCACCTGCCGCCGGCGGCAGCAAAAATTGATAAAACGGGTATAAAACCCCTGCTGCCAGGGGAATGGCAACGGCATTGTAACCGACTGCCCACCAGAGATTCTGCACCATTTTCCGGTAGGTTGCGCGCGACAGTTTGATCACTGCGGTGACATCCCGGGGATCAGAGTGCACCAGCACGATATCGGCTGCTTCCATGGCCACATCCGTGCCTGCGCCGATGGCAATGCCCACATCTGCTTCAGCCAGGGCAGGGGCATCGTTTACCCCGTCTCCCACCATGGCCACCCGCTTATTATCCTGCCTGATCTTTTTTATCTGGTCCGATTTTTCATCAGGCAGAATTTCCGCCATGTAATCATCCAGGTTCAGCTGGTCTGCAACGGTTTTTGCCACTGCCGCAGAATCACCTGTGAGCATCATCACCTTGATGCCCATGTTTTGTAATCCGGACACGGCTTTTTTTGCCGATTCGCGAATCACATCCTCCAAAGCCAGTGCCGCTTCGATCTGATCATCTTTCAGAAGATACACCAGGGTCTTTCCTTCATCTGCCAGCTGATCCAGTTTGTCCTGAAAGCTTTTTTCCACGGCAATATCATTTTCCTTTAAAAATCCCGGGCTCACCACTTTGATTTTTTTGCCTGCCACATCCGCTTTGGCACCTTTTCCCGGAATGGCTTCAAAATTTTCAGGATCAGGGATGTCAATATTGCGGTCTTTTGCCGCCCCGACAATGCCTTTGGCAATGGAATGTTCAGATCGGCTTTCCAGTCCGGCTGCAAGCGTTAGAATTTCTTCTTCAGAAAGGCTGCCAAAACTGACAATGTCAGAAACCCCGAAACGGCCCTCGGTCAGGGTGCCGGTTTTGTCAAACACCACCACATCCAGGTTTTTTGCCCGTTCAAAAGCGGTCCGGTCCCTGATGAGCAGTCCTTTTTTAGCTGCCATGGCCGTTGATACCGCCACCACCAGGGGTACGGCCAGACCCAGGGCGTGGGGACAGGTAATCACCATCACCGTGACCATCCGTTCTAAGGAAAAAACAAATTCCCTGCCTGCCCCAAGCCATGCCCCCAGGGTGATGCCGCCGGCAGTCAGGGCGATGATGGTCAGCCAGAAAGCGGCTCTATCTGCCGTGTTCTGGGCCTTTGATTTGGATTCCTGTGCTTTTTTCACCATGTCGACAACCTGGGAAAGATAGGTGTCGCCCCCTGTTTTTTGTATCTCCACATCAATGGCGGAATCACCGTTGATGCTGCCGCCGATAACTTCATCTCCTGTGGTCTTTTCCACCTGCCTGCTTTCACCGGTCACCATGGATTCGTCAATGCGGGTCCGCCCATCTGCTATGACACCGTCCGTGGGTATTTTTTCACCGGGTTTGACAGCGACCTTGTCTCCTTTTTTAAGCTGTGATACCTTGACCTCTTCAGTTCCACCGTCTTTGGTGATGCGAAGGGCCGTTGACGGCATCAGTTTGACCAGTTCCTCCAAAGCACCCGAAGCCCCCATTACCGAGCGCATTTCCATCCAGTGTCCCAAAAGCATGATGATGATGAGGGTGGCAAGCTCCCAGAAAAACACTTTTCCCTCAAGGCCGAATACCACGGCGGAACTGTAGGTATATGCAACAATAATGGCAAGGCCGATCAGGGTCATCATGCCCGGGTTCTTTTGGGTGAGTTCGTCAAAAAGACCCTTTAAAAACGGCCATCCGCCATAGAAAAAGACAATGGTAGAAAACCCGAACTGGATATAGGCATCACCTGCAAAGTCCCATTGGCTGCTGATACCCATAAATTGCTGGATCATGGGGGACAGCAGTACAATGGGAATTCCCAGAATAATTGATACCCAGAACCGGCGCCTGAAATCAGCCACCATATGGGCATGGTGATCTGTATGGTCATGGTCCTGGTGTCCGTTGTCGTGGTTTGCCTGATGGCTGTCATGGTCGTTGTCATGGGTATTTTTGGTCATACTGAGCGCCTTTTCTGGTTGTGTTTAGTCTTTCGACCCGTGCCTGGAGTCCGGGCCTGCATCAAATTCCATAATTTTTGCAAACTGCTTGTCGATACCGGGGCGGACCTCGTGGTAAAGGGGACTGTCCGGACCCATACGTCCGCCCATGTCATAGGTAAAAGAAGCGTTGCCTTGATGTCGGATCCAATATCCTGCAAGTACCGGACCCAGCCCATCATAACAGGAATGAAAGTGAAGGTATTCATCCCGGGGCCGGGGGCGGTCATTCACCCATTTTCGGGGGGCTTCTTCAAAAAACACCGGGTTGATCCGGTTCTGAGTCGGCACGTCAAAGCCTGTGTCTGTCAGCTGTGTCAACACGGCATCCCCTTCAAACAACAGGGTGTTTTCCGGCAGGTCACGGGTGTAAAACCGGTCTTCATTAAAACAGACAAAAGAAAGCCGGGTCAGGTCCTCTGGATTTTCCGGCTTGAAATAATATCCCACAAAGGGACCGAATCCCAGCACCCGGTCCTTTAGCTGGATGTCAAGCTGATCCACATACCCTCTGGGTATTTTCAGGCTTGTTCCCTTTTCTTTTTTCGGCCCGGGACATCCGGAACAAAAGATGCTCACTAAAACAAGGAATACCGGAAAGACAACAGATATCGTATTTATATTAGGGTGTCTGGCCGCCATTTTTTCCCTTCCATAAAAAATGGATGGCACCGATGCACAGGCCGAATATAAAAACCAGCAGAACAACCGCGGCAGGCCGGCTGCCTGTCCAGTCCGCAAGGGTGATCTGGCCCACATTGAAGGGATCATACAGCAATGGAATGAAAAATTCGTGCAGATGGGCAAAAAACGCGGCACCGGCCAGTCCGCCGATAAGGGCAAACACAGCATCCAGCCGTCCCTCTCCTACGGCAGCCCAGGTGGTTCCCGGGCAGTACCCGCAAAATCCCCAGCCGATACCGAACAAAATACCTGCCACACCCGTGGCCACCAGACTGGTGGGCAGCACCCGGGTATTGGCCACACCCGCGGCTTCAAGTCCCAAAAGCCCAACGGCTGAGAGAATCACCGCCATGAGCATGAATTTGGGGATATCACTTTCCATCATCAGATGGGCTCTGGCCATTTTATCTGCATTGCTTGCGCCGACGCGCTGGATCACAAATCCAAAGGCAATGCCGGACAATAACCCCAGCCATATTTCTGAACCCATTATTCCTCCTTTCCTGTGTTGCCGTAGACAAGGTGGGCTGTGACCATGGCAACGGCAAAGATAAGCACCCCGAAATACAACCCGCT from Desulfotignum phosphitoxidans DSM 13687 includes these protein-coding regions:
- a CDS encoding superoxide dismutase [Ni], whose translation is MKKIIATIFLLLAAMVCIPMLQQTVSAHCQIPCGIYDDNARIHSMLEDAATVEKSIKMINALSEKSDAQSQNQLVRWVMNKENHAQKIITTISDYFLTQRVKSSQADYKKRLVDHHAVIVSAMKAKQNAEMSYVKALVTDIKTLLQYYSDDDH
- a CDS encoding heavy metal translocating P-type ATPase — translated: MTKNTHDNDHDSHQANHDNGHQDHDHTDHHAHMVADFRRRFWVSIILGIPIVLLSPMIQQFMGISSQWDFAGDAYIQFGFSTIVFFYGGWPFLKGLFDELTQKNPGMMTLIGLAIIVAYTYSSAVVFGLEGKVFFWELATLIIIMLLGHWMEMRSVMGASGALEELVKLMPSTALRITKDGGTEEVKVSQLKKGDKVAVKPGEKIPTDGVIADGRTRIDESMVTGESRQVEKTTGDEVIGGSINGDSAIDVEIQKTGGDTYLSQVVDMVKKAQESKSKAQNTADRAAFWLTIIALTAGGITLGAWLGAGREFVFSLERMVTVMVITCPHALGLAVPLVVAVSTAMAAKKGLLIRDRTAFERAKNLDVVVFDKTGTLTEGRFGVSDIVSFGSLSEEEILTLAAGLESRSEHSIAKGIVGAAKDRNIDIPDPENFEAIPGKGAKADVAGKKIKVVSPGFLKENDIAVEKSFQDKLDQLADEGKTLVYLLKDDQIEAALALEDVIRESAKKAVSGLQNMGIKVMMLTGDSAAVAKTVADQLNLDDYMAEILPDEKSDQIKKIRQDNKRVAMVGDGVNDAPALAEADVGIAIGAGTDVAMEAADIVLVHSDPRDVTAVIKLSRATYRKMVQNLWWAVGYNAVAIPLAAGVLYPFYQFLLPPAAGAVVMSLSTVIVAVNAKLLST
- a CDS encoding YeeE/YedE thiosulfate transporter family protein codes for the protein MGSEIWLGLLSGIAFGFVIQRVGASNADKMARAHLMMESDIPKFMLMAVILSAVGLLGLEAAGVANTRVLPTSLVATGVAGILFGIGWGFCGYCPGTTWAAVGEGRLDAVFALIGGLAGAAFFAHLHEFFIPLLYDPFNVGQITLADWTGSRPAAVVLLVFIFGLCIGAIHFLWKGKNGGQTP